One window from the genome of Salvia miltiorrhiza cultivar Shanhuang (shh) chromosome 7, IMPLAD_Smil_shh, whole genome shotgun sequence encodes:
- the LOC130991618 gene encoding F-box/LRR-repeat protein 4, which translates to MRGFDRMNGVLPDELIVEIFRRLDAKASRDACSLVCKRWLSLERLSRDTIRIGASASPDKLVELLGRLFPNIQYVFVDERISITLPVQCGKRRRRSLTRGKWDEGSDQSAFGDDGMGANCLSDSGLATVGESFVKLEKLSLIWCSSLTDVGLKSFAEKCRSLKSLDLQGCYIGDEGLAAIGECCNFLQDLNLRFCEGLTDRGLVQLALGCGKTLKSIGVAACAKITDISLEAVGSHCRSLESLSLDSEIINDKGLLAVAKRCSTLKVLKLQCLNISDEALQAVGIYCSSLEVLALYSFQKFTDRSLFAIGRGCKKLKNLTLSDCYFLSNKGLDSIAVGCSELMHIEVNGCHNIGTDGLKSVGKFCGRLSELALLYCQRIESDALSEIGKGCKFLQALHLVDCSGIGDDSICSIARGCRNLKRLHIRRCYEVGNKGLIAIGENCNFLTDLTLRFCDRIGDEALISIGQGCSLHQLNVSGCHQIGDAGIIAIARGSPQLNSLDVSVLQNLGDNAMMELSEGCPLLKNVVISHCRQITDIGVGYLSRRCTLLESCHMVYCPGITEAGVATMVATCTRLKKILVEKWKVSSRTKRRARSIISYLCVDL; encoded by the exons ATGAGAGGGTTTGATCGGATGAACGGCGTGCTGCCGGACGAATTGATAGTAGAAATATTCAGGCGGCTGGATGCGAAGGCGAGCCGCGACGCCTGCTCGCTGGTTTGCAAGCGGTGGCTCAGCCTTGAGCGCCTCAGCCGCGACACAATCCGCATCGGCGCCTCCGCCTCCCCCGACAAGCTCGTCGAGCTGCTCGGCCGCCTCTTTCCGAATATACAATACGTATTCGTCGACGAGCGCATCTCCATCACGCTCCCTGTGCAATGT GGGAAAAGACGTCGCCGCTCACTTACGAGGGGCAAGTGGGATGAAGGATCTGATCAAAGTGCGTTTGGCGATGATGGCATGGGAGCAAACTGTTTATCAGACTCTGGGCTGGCAACTGTTGGGGAAAGCTTTGTAAAGCTTGAAAAATTGAGCCTTATATGGTGCTCTAGCTTAACAGATGTAGGGTTAAAATCTTTTGCTGAAAAATGTCGATCACTTAAATCTCTGGATTTGCAG GGCTGCTACATTGGAGATGAAGGTTTAGCTGCTATAGGCGAATGCTGCAATTTTCTTCAAGACTTGAACTTACGGTTTTGTGAAGGATTGACTGACAGGGGACTGGTTCAACTGGCCCTTGGTTGTGGGAAGACCTTGAAATCAATTGGGGTTGCTGCGTGTGCTAAGATCACTGATATCTCATTAGAGGCAGTGGGATCTCACTGTAGATCTCTTGAATCTCTGTCACTGGACTCAGAGATCATCAATGACAAAGGTTTGCTTGCTGTGGCAAAAAGATGTTCTACATTGAAAGTTCTAAAACTACAATGCCTAAATATTTCTGATGAGGCTCTACAAGCTGTTGGAATTTATTGTTCATCGTTGGAGGTATTGGCTCTATACAGCTTCCAGAAATTCACAGACAG GAGTCTGTTTGCCATCGGGAGGGGATGCAAGAAGTTGAAAAATCTTACATTGAGTGACTGCTACTTTCTGAGTAACAAGGGTTTAGACTCTATAGCTGTTGGTTGCTCAGAGCTTATGCATATTGAAGTTAATGGCTGCCACAATATTGGAACTGATGGATTGAAGTCTGTTGGAAAATTTTGTGG CCGACTTTCTGAGCTAGCTCTGCTCTATTGTCAGAGGATAGAAAGTGATGCCCTAAGTGAAATTGGTAAAGGATGCAAATTCTTGCAAGCTCTTCACTTGGTCGATTGCTCAGGTATTGGGGATGATTCCATATGTAGTATAGCCAGGGGCTGTAGGAACTTAAAGAGGCTCCATATTCGCCGATGTTATGAG GTGGGAAATAAAGGACTAATTGCCATTGGTGAAAACTGTAATTTTCTCACTGACCTCACTCTTCGATTCTGTGACAG GATTGGGGATGAAGCACTGATTTCAATAGGTCAAGGCTGCTCCTTACATCAATTGAATGTAAGTGGCTGCCACCAAATTGGGGATGCTGGAATAATTGCTATTGCTAGAGGCAGCCCTCAACTTAATTCTCTGGATGTAAGCGTTCTTCAG AATCTAGGGGATAATGCAATGATGGAGCTGAGCGAAGGTTGTCCTTTACTAAAGAACGTCGTGATATCACATTGTCGCCAGATAACAGATATCGGTGTGGGCTatctttcgagaagatgcaCATTACTGGAATCTTGCCACATGGTGTACTGCCCCGGGATCACTGAAGCTGGAGTTGCGACCATGGTTGCAACGTGTACGAGATTGAAGAAGATACTAGTCGAGAAGTGGAAGGTTAGTTCTCGGACGAAAAGACGAGCTAGATCCATCATCAGTTACCTGTGTGTCGACCTTTAA